In one window of Opitutus sp. GAS368 DNA:
- a CDS encoding MYG1 family protein, which produces MTPFTTILTHPGSAHKDEFLACCVLLATTTGPILRREPTEADLADPAIAVVDVGHRHEPALNNFDHHQLPDDAAPTCALSLVLQHLGLYADARAFCDWLEFAEWFDCRGPNVTARWLGVERKVIDQLNSPIDGALLRRFAAAKQLSPGEPLWEIMRLVGTDLFDYLRNLRARLTFIGQHAQIWSLDAPGDVQFSAVTSQVSAPGPLVVFLPRTDPLPEDPSAGLDRYVQEQGLDDRVVAVIAPDRRSGGYGLSKHRDHPRLDFTRIKAESDVHFAHQRGFVAKTSAIDPQRLRQLLMLAAV; this is translated from the coding sequence ATGACGCCTTTCACCACGATCCTGACGCATCCGGGCAGCGCCCACAAAGACGAGTTCCTCGCCTGCTGCGTGCTGCTGGCCACCACCACCGGTCCCATCCTACGGCGCGAGCCGACCGAGGCCGACCTGGCCGACCCCGCCATCGCGGTGGTCGACGTGGGCCATCGCCACGAGCCGGCGCTGAATAATTTCGACCATCACCAACTCCCGGACGACGCGGCGCCGACCTGCGCCCTCTCCCTCGTGCTCCAGCACCTCGGGCTCTACGCGGATGCCCGGGCGTTCTGCGACTGGCTTGAATTCGCCGAGTGGTTCGACTGCCGTGGCCCCAACGTCACCGCTCGCTGGCTCGGCGTCGAACGCAAGGTCATTGACCAGTTGAACTCGCCCATCGATGGTGCGTTGCTGCGCCGTTTCGCCGCCGCGAAGCAACTTTCGCCCGGCGAACCGCTCTGGGAAATCATGCGCCTGGTGGGGACTGACCTATTCGACTACCTGCGCAACCTTCGCGCGCGGCTCACCTTTATCGGTCAGCACGCCCAGATCTGGTCGCTGGATGCGCCGGGCGACGTTCAATTCTCAGCCGTCACCTCTCAGGTTTCCGCCCCGGGCCCCCTCGTCGTCTTTCTGCCGCGCACGGATCCCCTGCCGGAGGATCCCTCGGCCGGACTCGACCGCTATGTGCAGGAGCAAGGCTTGGATGACCGCGTCGTCGCCGTCATCGCACCCGATCGCCGCAGCGGCGGCTATGGACTGTCCAAGCATCGCGATCACCCGCGCCTCGACTTCACCCGCATCAAGGCGGAATCGGACGTCCACTTCGCCCACCAGCGCGGCTTCGTCGCGAAAACCTCGGCTATCGACCCGCAGCGCCTGCGCCAGCTGCTGATGCT
- a CDS encoding ORF6N domain-containing protein — protein sequence MSSPQSDPLSGRILTIRGQRVIIDADLARLYGTTTKRFNEAFKRNIARFPKDFYFQLTLEEFVALKSQIVISKPGVVGGKAKADMWSQIATTSKPQRRRLSNRPWVFTEHGAVMAQIFCTARRPWR from the coding sequence ATGAGTTCGCCCCAGTCCGATCCCCTGTCCGGCCGCATCCTCACGATCCGCGGTCAGCGTGTCATCATCGATGCCGACTTGGCGCGGCTGTATGGCACAACGACCAAGCGCTTCAACGAGGCGTTCAAGCGCAACATCGCGCGCTTTCCGAAGGATTTCTATTTTCAGCTAACGCTTGAGGAGTTCGTGGCTTTGAAATCACAAATTGTGATATCAAAGCCGGGAGTCGTTGGAGGTAAGGCCAAAGCCGATATGTGGTCGCAAATTGCGACCACATCCAAGCCGCAACGCCGCCGCCTGAGCAACCGTCCCTGGGTATTCACCGAGCATGGCGCAGTGATGGCGCAAATATTCTGCACAGCCCGAAGGCCGTGGCGATGA
- a CDS encoding cupin domain-containing protein: protein MQIKRAGSQPSTPGPADWFTGTVRLDPLFQVTPPARTAGNAVTFEPGARTAWHTHPLGQTLIVTAGCGRAQREGGPIEEICPGDVVCFAPGEKHWHGAAPTTAMTHIAIQESLDGKAVDWLEKVSDEQYRA, encoded by the coding sequence ATGCAAATCAAACGCGCCGGTTCCCAACCCTCCACCCCAGGCCCGGCCGACTGGTTCACCGGCACGGTCCGCCTAGACCCGTTGTTCCAAGTCACGCCTCCGGCCCGGACGGCCGGCAACGCCGTCACCTTTGAGCCCGGCGCGCGCACCGCCTGGCACACGCATCCGCTTGGCCAGACCCTGATCGTCACCGCCGGCTGCGGCCGCGCCCAGCGCGAAGGCGGCCCCATCGAGGAAATCTGCCCCGGCGACGTCGTCTGCTTCGCCCCCGGCGAAAAACACTGGCACGGCGCCGCCCCCACCACCGCCATGACCCACATCGCCATCCAAGAATCCCTCGACGGCAAAGCCGTCGACTGGCTGGAGAAAGTCAGTGACGAACAATATAGAGCTTAG
- a CDS encoding aldo/keto reductase, with product MQTRTLGRSNLQVSALGFGCMGLNSAYGPMPDRNEMIALVRAAVERGVTFFDTAEAYGPHTNEVLVGEALAPFRQQVVIATKFGFKFGPNGERIDGLDSRPAHIKEVAEASLKRLKVDVIDLFYQHRVDPAVPIEDVAGAVKELIQAGKVKHFGLSEAGAQTIRRAHVVQPVSALQSEYSLWFREPEAEIIPLLEELGIGFVPFSPLGRGFLTGKMDASTTFDKADFRRALPRFAPEALKVNQALVDLLAVIAARLKATPAQIALAWLLAQKPWIVPIPGTTKLHRLEENLGAVSLELTPDDLRDINAALAKVSVQGARYPEHLQKTVGR from the coding sequence CAAACCCGCACCCTCGGCCGCAGTAACCTCCAAGTCTCCGCCCTCGGCTTCGGCTGCATGGGTCTCAACTCCGCCTACGGTCCCATGCCCGACCGCAACGAGATGATCGCCCTCGTCCGGGCCGCCGTGGAGCGCGGCGTCACGTTCTTCGACACCGCCGAGGCCTACGGCCCGCACACGAACGAGGTGCTCGTCGGCGAGGCGCTCGCACCCTTCCGCCAGCAGGTCGTCATCGCCACGAAGTTCGGCTTCAAGTTCGGCCCGAACGGCGAGCGCATCGACGGCCTCGATAGCCGGCCCGCCCACATCAAGGAAGTCGCCGAAGCCTCACTCAAACGGCTCAAGGTTGATGTTATTGACCTGTTCTACCAGCACCGCGTCGATCCCGCCGTGCCGATCGAGGACGTCGCCGGGGCCGTGAAGGAACTGATCCAAGCCGGCAAGGTGAAGCACTTCGGCCTCTCGGAAGCCGGCGCGCAAACGATCCGCCGCGCCCATGTCGTCCAGCCGGTCAGCGCGCTGCAGAGCGAGTATTCGTTGTGGTTCCGCGAACCCGAGGCGGAGATCATTCCCCTGCTCGAGGAACTGGGCATTGGGTTCGTGCCCTTCAGTCCGCTCGGACGGGGATTTCTCACCGGCAAGATGGATGCCTCCACCACGTTCGATAAGGCCGACTTCCGCCGCGCCCTCCCGCGCTTCGCTCCGGAGGCCCTCAAGGTCAACCAGGCGCTGGTGGACCTGCTCGCTGTGATCGCGGCGCGCCTGAAGGCCACGCCCGCGCAGATCGCACTCGCCTGGCTACTGGCGCAGAAACCGTGGATCGTGCCGATTCCCGGAACGACGAAGCTGCACCGCCTCGAGGAAAACCTTGGCGCCGTGTCGCTGGAACTCACGCCCGACGACCTGCGCGACATCAATGCCGCCCTCGCCAAGGTCAGCGTCCAAGGCGCGCGCTACCCCGAACACCTCCAAAAAACCGTCGGCCGCTAA